One Vibrio neonatus genomic window carries:
- the recN gene encoding DNA repair protein RecN, translating to MLAHLSVNNFAIVKSLQIELQSGMTTITGETGAGKSIAIDALSLCLGSRSDCCMVRQGEDKVDLCASFMVENNLSAQRWLEDNKLADGGECILRRVISKDGRSRAFINGNPVPVSQLKSLGQTLVSIHGQHAHHQLLKKEYQLNLLDQYAGHQHLMQRVQAHYQAWRQADNTLKQTIKNGQQNLAQKQLLEYQINELDELALSKNEFSELEDEHKKLSNCGELVSLSQLSLELITDNEETNASTLLHSAMNQTQQLSELDNNLSGVNQMLNEALIQIEEASSELRNYLDSIDMDPMRMKMVEDRYSLVMSLAKKHLVLPEDLYQHHQDLAKQIAMLDCSDERIAQLQSDVDNSHAKYLKSSEKLSTSRKRYAKELNKLISQSMHQLSMEKAQFDICINSDVTYTSPLGIDDVEYLVSANPGQPLQPLGKVASGGELSRISLAIQVITAQKVETPSLIFDEVDVGISGPTAAVVGQMLRKLGESTQILCVTHLPQVAGSGHQQMFVAKKTKAGTTETQMFTLNTEQRVEELARLLGGSEITSTTLANAKELMAA from the coding sequence ATGCTTGCTCATCTAAGTGTTAATAATTTTGCTATCGTAAAATCACTACAAATTGAACTTCAATCCGGTATGACAACCATCACTGGTGAAACAGGCGCCGGTAAGTCTATCGCTATCGATGCTCTAAGCCTTTGTTTAGGCAGTCGTTCCGATTGTTGCATGGTGCGTCAAGGAGAAGACAAAGTCGATCTGTGCGCCAGTTTTATGGTTGAAAACAATCTAAGTGCTCAGCGTTGGTTAGAAGACAATAAACTTGCCGATGGTGGTGAATGTATCCTGCGCCGAGTAATTAGCAAAGATGGGCGCTCACGGGCTTTCATTAACGGTAATCCTGTTCCTGTATCTCAACTAAAAAGCTTAGGGCAAACACTAGTTAGCATACATGGACAGCATGCCCATCATCAGCTGTTGAAAAAAGAATACCAACTGAATCTTCTAGACCAGTATGCCGGTCACCAACACCTAATGCAGCGTGTTCAAGCGCATTACCAAGCATGGCGTCAAGCGGATAACACGCTCAAACAAACGATCAAAAATGGTCAACAGAATCTGGCACAAAAACAGCTGCTTGAATATCAAATCAATGAACTTGATGAGTTAGCCCTATCTAAAAATGAATTTTCTGAGCTAGAAGACGAACACAAGAAACTGTCTAACTGTGGTGAGCTTGTCTCTCTTAGTCAATTAAGCCTAGAGCTTATCACTGACAACGAAGAAACCAATGCCAGCACTTTGCTACACAGCGCTATGAATCAAACCCAGCAGCTGAGTGAGCTAGATAATAACCTCAGTGGCGTCAATCAAATGCTAAACGAAGCTTTAATTCAAATAGAAGAAGCATCCAGTGAACTTAGAAACTACCTCGACTCTATAGATATGGACCCTATGCGCATGAAAATGGTCGAAGACCGTTATTCACTAGTCATGTCTCTAGCTAAGAAGCACTTAGTGTTGCCAGAAGATCTTTATCAGCATCATCAAGATTTAGCCAAGCAAATCGCCATGCTAGATTGCTCTGATGAACGTATTGCACAGCTGCAATCAGATGTAGACAACAGTCATGCGAAATACCTTAAAAGCTCTGAAAAACTGAGCACTTCACGCAAGCGTTATGCCAAAGAGCTCAATAAACTCATCTCGCAAAGCATGCATCAATTAAGCATGGAAAAAGCGCAATTTGATATTTGTATCAATAGTGATGTTACCTATACCTCCCCTCTTGGCATCGATGATGTCGAGTATTTAGTCTCGGCAAATCCCGGTCAACCATTACAGCCGTTAGGTAAGGTGGCATCGGGTGGTGAGTTGTCGCGCATCTCTTTAGCCATTCAAGTGATTACGGCGCAAAAAGTTGAAACGCCAAGTTTAATTTTTGATGAAGTTGATGTAGGGATTAGTGGACCGACTGCCGCCGTTGTTGGTCAAATGCTCAGAAAACTGGGTGAAAGTACCCAGATCCTTTGTGTCACTCACCTACCTCAAGTGGCAGGTAGCGGACACCAACAAATGTTTGTGGCAAAGAAAACCAAAGCAGGCACTACCGAAACTCAAATGTTCACCCTAAATACAGAGCAGCGTGTAGAAGAGCTTGCTCGATTATTAGGTGGTAGCGAAATCACATCCACAACACTGGCCAATGCCAAAGAGTTAATGGCGGCGTAA
- a CDS encoding outer membrane protein assembly factor BamE, giving the protein MQFKKWLIAVPLALSMLTGCSILEKLVYRIDISQGNFVEQSAVDKLRVGMSKEQVRYVLGSSMLIENGKPNKWYYIYHFTKGHEEPIQKNLFVFFGADDRLERIEGDFSPGANFNQAIQ; this is encoded by the coding sequence ATGCAGTTTAAAAAATGGTTAATCGCAGTCCCACTAGCGCTTTCAATGCTAACGGGCTGTTCTATATTAGAGAAATTGGTGTATCGAATCGATATTAGCCAAGGCAACTTTGTCGAACAATCTGCTGTGGATAAACTGCGTGTAGGCATGTCTAAAGAGCAAGTTCGCTATGTACTCGGCTCTTCTATGTTGATAGAAAATGGTAAACCAAACAAATGGTACTACATCTATCACTTCACTAAAGGACATGAAGAACCAATACAGAAAAACCTGTTTGTTTTCTTCGGTGCTGATGATCGCTTAGAACGTATTGAAGGTGACTTTAGCCCTGGTGCTAACTTTAACCAAGCGATTCAATAG